Proteins encoded by one window of Yamadazyma tenuis chromosome 2, complete sequence:
- a CDS encoding uncharacterized protein (COG:D,Z; BUSCO:EOG09264U81; EggNog:ENOG503NVEU): MIIYTDFISGDELLSDAYDVTLVDGVIYEADCDMVKVGGGDVDIGANPSAEDGGDDLEEGVETVNNVVYSFRLQNTGFDKKSFLTYIKGYMKKVKAHLAEVNPDAIETFEKGATTYVKKVVSSFNDWEFYTGESMDPDAMIVLLNYREDGTTPYVAIWKHGVKEEKI, from the coding sequence ATGATTATTTACACTGATTTCATTTCTGGAGACGAATTATTGTCCGACGCCTACGACGTCACGTTGGTCGACGGAGTCATCTACGAAGCCGATTGTGACATGGTCAaagtcggtggtggtgatgtcGACATCGGTGCCAACCCATCTGCTgaagatggtggtgatgaccttgaagaaggtgttgaaacTGTCAACAACGTTGTCTACTCCTTCAGATTACAAAACACCGGGTTTGACAAGAAGTCTTTCTTGACCTACATCAAAGGTTACATGAAGAAGGTCAAGGCTCACTTGGCTGAAGTTAACCCAGATGCCATTGAAACCTTTGAAAAGGGTGCTACCACCTACGTCAAGAAGGTTGTCAGTTCTTTCAATGACTGGGAATTCTACACCGGTGAATCCATGGACCCAGATGCCATGattgtgttgttgaactaCCGTGAAGATGGTACCACCCCTTACGTGGCCATCTGGAAACATGGTGttaaggaagaaaagatctAA
- the BUD22 gene encoding bud site selection protein 22 (EggNog:ENOG503P3NS; COG:S), with protein MTKGKSDNTLWKIDLLENKFLGSKPRYKSTSKLLAAKDNKKLMKKMPSTKADAQAQILDMKTGVFGRKYHGALVKLRSEVKKTVKADLHKLGKKADENKQVLEFLQNDNLIEDMVVSKVIRILQAAVLNNKTARENPPKFIDPQVLQVIGDKQHSSNPTKFFKDHCQNNKELHKYVSSLWNLKGMKLVLAEIEWSFRLVRGNLTEQEINNRRTATGKSIKKDNDENSDSEDDGSDDDSGSDTEDENDESAPADFEKFAVYDNLVVDSDQEDEGPQLDPKINYNEVTDEEPSEESSGDDTSGSDVEDVVDNKKTKSTKKPKDDFFASDSESDSEDAQSVEKKYNLPELTTGYISGGSDDEGDFQVDDDRVVKQVTSQRKNRRGQRARQKIWEQKYGKTAKHKQKESEAYENDKKRRQSEFEEREQKRRSRAQEALENAPSGSNLTPIGRKQQDKPKKEEHPSWIAKKKEEEKLKNLKFTGKKITFD; from the coding sequence ATGACGAAGGGAAAGTCTGACAACACGCTATGGAAGATAGATCTcttggaaaacaagttCCTTGGGAGCAAACCCCGGTATAAGCTGACTCTGAAGCTTTTGGCGGCCAAGGACAACAAAAAGCTCATGAAGAAAATGCCTTCTACTAAGGCCGATGCTCAGGCTCAAATTCTTGACATGAAAACAGGTGTTTTCGGACGAAAGTACCACGGGGCACTTGTCAAGTTACGCTCGGAGGTAAAGAAGACTGTCAAGGCTGACTTGCATAAGTTGGGAAAAAAGGCCGATGAGAACAAACAGGTATTAGAGTTTTTACAAAATGACAACTTGATCGAAGATATGGTTGTTTCGAAAGTCATTCGGATTCTTCAAGCAGCCgttttgaacaacaaaacGGCTCGAGAGAATCCACCAAAGTTTATTGATCCACAGGTTTTGCAAGTTATTGGAGATAAACAACATCTGTCCAATCCCACtaaatttttcaaggaTCACTGTCAGAATAATAAGGAATTACACAAGTACGTCTCGAGCCtttggaacttgaagggGATGAAACTTGTATTGGCTGAAATCGAGTGGTCGTTTAGGCTAGTGAGAGGTAACTTGACGGAACAGGAAATCAACAATAGGAGGACTGCCACCGGAAAGAGCATAAAGAAAGATAACGATGAAAACAGCGACAGTGAAGATGACGGAAGTGACGATGATAGCGGTCTGGATACCGAAGATGAAAACGATGAATCAGCTCCCGCTGATTTCGAGAAGTTTGCGGTGTATGACAATTTGGTTGTAGATtcagatcaagaagatgaggGTCCACAGCTTGATCCCAAGATCAATTACAATGAAGTAACAGACGAAGAACCTTCTGAGGAGTCTTCTGGCGATGATACATCTGGTagtgatgttgaagatgttgtggacaacaagaagaccaaATCCACTAAAAAGCCTAAAGATGATTTCTTTGCATCGGATTCGGAGTCCGATTCAGAAGATGCACAATCAGTCGAGAAAAAGTACAATCTTCCAGAATTAACGACCGGGTATATATCTGGAGGCAGcgatgatgaaggtgattttcaagttgatgatgatagAGTCGTCAAGCAAGTCACTTCCCAACGTAAAAACAGAAGAGGTCAAAGAGCCAGACAAAAAATATGGGAACAAAAGTACGGCAAAACCgccaaacacaaacaaaaggaGCTGGAGGCTTACGAGAACGATAAGAAACGTCGACAATCAGAATTCgaagaaagagaacaaAAAAGACGTTCCAGAGCCCAAGAAGCCTTAGAAAATGCTCCTTCAGGCTCGAATCTTACACCAATAGGACGCAAACAACAAGACaagccaaagaaggaagaacatCCATCCTGGATagccaagaagaaggaagaagagaagttgaagaacttaaAGTTCACCGGGAAAAAGATAACGTTCGATTGA
- the TRM13 gene encoding tRNA:m4X modification enzyme (EggNog:ENOG503NXUV; COG:S), producing MAEPTSKKRKTEDTPAVPVVYRCEYLIPNRTRTCGMQRKQDNKYCSHHMIEGQSERVPCPLDPKHTVWKQDLSRHLKKCPSLGKDLHDPWYSLNINHKLSNELCAQTSPSQTQLGDTEEQLLDEYLPLIREAGEQFTPLRLISSSHEGLSKRLSEKEHQKHPIQQSSLAGNLKTKGLLGPDNFYIEFGCGKAELSRFLNLCILEEHKSTNSTSTNSYGFGLIDRSVNRMKNDPKITKETTIFNAQNQSSLHPLHPQVKRTRIDIKDLDLDNFLDGCKCENVVGISKHLCGVATDMTLRSLFNSSVIETQSLNGLMIAMCCRHICDYDLLLPFSKEYLAAKGFNKPSFKVLQKVVSWAVSSIPDSSTGIASQSSLSSAEKTKLGVMARRLIDESRVYALRKMLPSNYTSEIFWYVDQNITLENVCLCVKRN from the coding sequence ATGGCAGAGCCTACCAGTAAGAAGAGAAAAACAGAAGACACCCCGGCAGTACCTGTGGTATATCGGTGCGAGTACTTAATTCCCAACCGTACCCGGACGTGTGGAATGCAACGGAAGCAGGACAATAAGTACTGTTCCCATCATATGATAGAAGGTCAATCGGAGCGAGTGCCTTGTCCGTTGGACCCCAAACACACTGTTTGGAAACAGGACCTTTCGCGGCATCTCAAGAAGTGCCCATCTCTTGGAAAGGACTTACATGACCCATGGTATTCCCTCAatatcaaccacaaactctCTAATGAGCTTTGTGCACAAACATCTCCTTCACAGACCCAACTAGGTGACACTGAAGAACAGCTTTTGGACGAGTACCTACCGCTAATTCGGGAAGCTGGAGAGCAGTTCACACCACTACGTCTCATATCATCATCCCATGAGGGTCTCTCCAAGAGGCTCTCGGAGAAGGAGCATCAGAAGCATCCTATTCAACAGTCCAGTCTAGCAGGGAACCTCAAGACCAAGGGACTTTTGGGGCCAGATAATTTCTACATTGAGTTCGGATGTGGCAAGGCAGAATTGTCTCGGTTCCTCAACTTATGTATTCTCGAAGAACACAAGTCTACAAATTCCACCAGCACAAACTCGTATGGGTTTGGGCTCATCGATAGAAGTGTGAACAGAATGAAGAATGAtcccaaaatcaccaaggaaaccaccattttcaatgcACAGAACCAGAGTTCCTTGCACCCGTTGCATCCACAAGTCAAACGGACACGTATAGATatcaaggacttggatcTCGATAATTTTCTCGATGGTTGCAAATGTGAAAACGTGGTGGGCATATCGAAACACTTGTGTGGAGTAGCCACTGACATGACGCTACGGCTGCTCTTCAACTCGCTGGTGATTGAAACACAATCACTTAACGGGTTGATGATAGCCATGTGCTGTAGGCACATCTGTGACTACgaccttcttcttccctTTTCCAAAGAGTATTTGGCTGCTAAAGGGTTCAACAAACCCTCTTTTAAAGTTCTACAAAAAGTCGTTTCGTGGGCCGTTAGCTCTATTCCAGACTCCAGCACAGGCATTGCCCTGCAATCAAGCCTCTCTTCCGCAGAGAAAACAAAATTGGGTGTTATGGCGAGAAGGCTCATCGATGAGAGCAGGGTCTATGCTCTTCGCAAAATGCTCCCCTCCAACTACACTAGTGAAATTTTCTGGTACGTTGACCAGAACATCACCCTAGAGAACGTGTGTCTCTGTGTCAAACGTAACTAA
- the SLN1 gene encoding Histidine kinase osmosensor (COG:T; EggNog:ENOG503NW4F) — protein MRKLKVGIRTQLIVLVTFACLFSLLILAVVCGVYFSNNLSDLRAERLEVISQLKTSQVTQALDYLLYQIYWLTTRDAITTPLSSYKAGNNSNTVFDQAQDTLDQFVTSSESFAAARLYNLDLTVVAESTNNASSVSQPSMDYLYPLQANLSVPSQINSLSNQVQSFFMTGPVSNNSDADSTYFVGLTYAVYANTSIILSTPAIAGYLSVIANANNIQQAVNDSESSNDYTVLALAPVFDSDSSTNNTVDDIIGFQAVFPVAGSSLNSDTVYNINSSSAAKAALLHDSGASTKQKNIDGKSVAIGYSTLDLDSPKYWSIIVEQRISTFDAPVRKFTKIIIGVSIGIGGFVCLITFPMTVFFIRPITNLKYATEAITRSKRERERGVEKPESSGSTGNTNSPPPPYYSTLIRRFNNKDKEEEREHLIKEKEKEKSGPNGSAKGSSNGSNNKRNSVLSAGTGGSNSVYSTGIRLPSRIPDSKKIFKDELSELTQAFNIMREELEKQYTHLEDRVKSRTKELEASKIEAEAANEAKTVFIANISHELRTPLNGILGMTSIAMDEEDTSKIKDSLKLINRSGELLLHILTELLTYSKNTLNRSKLEKSSFQILEIAYQVQSIFSKLASDQRVFFKILMKPSLMRKLILYGDSNRIIQVVMNLVSNSLKFTPVDGKVNVTFRLLGEYDQERSNQSDYNQVYVVGHETAANTLSKSNPYDGRPPKMPPTTNEAAFEQSSASSVDADGDDNDTTSIVTLSTTQYQDAVFKSQFKRDMKPLPTVPADSSDTESNFDTDRKLSSSESDDTAPTLPSKDNVLVTSNGHATVSPKLLPPPNMRDKFISTASTSGTGTTTKRPSISSINSSLNSNELVKNDKVYRIKNFYKPKTWVLQIEVTDTGPGIEPALQEKVFEPFIQGDQTLSRSYGGTGLGLSICRQLAKMMNGTMTLKSTLGVGSTFIFTVPLPQVGEVLVPEEDMAEFCEDEFNPKSKMNRKVAFTFNHEDIINEVSEAEDTGYSNEANASSRSELHSTGTPLSTSSPKDSVGPLDLSKINPPNITIELPSPGRKSSEESASKKHYFEKPHLIARSSTGTANSSNGSDKMDLHNNYLLHDLLHLKILVAEDNLVNQEVIRRMLSLEGFTNITMASNGAEAVDNVKESIEKNDVYDLIFMDVQMPKIDGLLATKMIRSNLHYDKPIIALTAFADESNAKECLNSGMSGFLAKPIRRTNLRKIITEFSPILLSETVTTPQTHQSDERRLGYDS, from the coding sequence ATGAGGAAATTGAAAGTCGGCATCCGAACCCAGTTGATTGTATTGGTGACCTTTGCTTGTCTTTTCTCccttttgattttggcagTGGTCTGTGGAGTatacttctccaacaacttgtcaGACCTTCGGGCCGAGCGGTTGGAAGTCATCTCCCAGCTCAAAACTTCCCAGGTCACCCAGGCGTTGGACTACTTGCTCTATCAGATATATTGGCTCACCACCAGAGATGCCATCACCACTCCCCTTTCAAGCTACAAAGCTGGaaacaactccaacacgGTGTTTGACCAGGCACAAGACACTCTCGACCAGTTTGTCACCAGCAGTGAGTCATTTGCCGCTGCTCGcttgtacaacttggaCCTCACGGTGGTGGCAGAAAGCACCAACAACGCCAGCTCCGTGTCCCAGCCATCTATGGACTACTTATACCCGCTCCAGGCAAACCTCTCAGTGCCGTCACAAATCAACCTGTTGAGCAATCAGGTACAATCCTTTTTCATGACTGGACCCgtttccaacaactccgACGCTGATTCCACATACTTTGTTGGTCTCACCTATGCCGTGTATGCCAACACCTCCATCATCCTTTCTACCCCTGCTATAGCCGGGTACTTGTCTGTGATTGCCAATGCAAATAACATACAGCAAGCCGTCAACGACTCGGAATCTTCCAATGATTATACGGTGTTGGCCCTAGCGCCAGTGTTTGATTCGGATTCTAGCACAAACAATACGGTTGACGATATAATAGGCTTCCAGGCAGTGTTCCCAGTGGCTGGGTCCTCTTTAAACAGTGATACCGTGTATAACATCAACCTGTCGCTGGCTGCGAAAGCAGCCCTTTTACATGACTCAGGTGCTTCCACTAAACAAAAGAATATTGATGGCAAATCCGTGGCCATAGGTTACTCAACCTTGGACCTTGATTCGCCAAAGTACTGGTCCATCATTGTCGAGCAACGGATCTCGACCTTCGACGCTCCCGTCAGGAAGTTCACTAAAATCATCATTGGAGTTTccattggaattggtgggTTTGTATGTTTGATCACCTTCCCAATGACAGTGTTTTTCATCCGacccatcaccaacttgaagtatgCCACCGAGGCCATCACTCGTTCCAAGCGAGAACGAGAAAGGGGTGTTGAGAAGCCAGAGTCTTCTGGCTCCACTGGGAATACAAATtctcctccaccaccttaCTATTCAACTCTTATCCGACGTTTTAACAATAAGgataaagaagaagaacgtGAGCATCTCAtaaaagaaaaagaaaaagaaaaatcTGGACCTAATGGGCTGGCTAAAGGTTCATCTAATGgctccaacaacaagagAAATAGTGTGTTATCTGCGGGTACAGGTGGCTCAAATTCGGTTTACTCTACGGGTATCAGGTTACCATCACGAATTCCTGATTCgaagaagatcttcaaagatgaaCTCTCGGAGTTGACTCAGGCTTTCAATATCATGagagaagagttggaaaaacAATACACACATTTAGAAGATAGAGTTAAGCTGAGAACCAAGGAACTCGAAGCATCTAAGATTGAAGCCGAAGCTGCCAACGAAGCCAAAACCGTTTTCATCGCCAATATTTCTCATGAATTGAGAACTCCTTTGAATGGTATCTTAGGTATGACTAGTATTGCCATGGACGAAGAAGATACTTCCAAGATAAAGGAttccttgaagttgataaatAGGTCGGGTGAGTTGTTGTTACATATTTTGACCGAATTATTGACTTATTCCAAAAATACCTTGAACAGAtccaaattggaaaagtctTCCTTCCAAATCTTGGAAATCGCATACCAAGTCCAATCCATTTTCAGCAAGTTGGCCAGTGATCAAAGagtctttttcaagatcttaATGAAGCCTAGTTTGATGAGAAAGCTCATTTTATACGGTGACTCCAACAGAATCATTCAGGTGGTAATGAACTTGGTTTCGAACTCTTTGAAGTTTACCCCAGTAGATGGGAAAGTCAATGTCACCTTCAGATTGTTAGGTGAATACGACCAAGAGAGATCCAATCAGTCTGACTACAACCAGGTGTATGTTGTCGGACATGAAACCGCTGCCAATACTCTTTCCAAAAGCAATCCATACGATGGCAGACCACCTAAAATGCCTCCCACCACTAATGAAGCagcttttgaacaatcATCTGCTAGCTCGGTTGATGcagatggtgatgataatgatacCACCAGTATCGTGACATTATCTACCACTCAATATCAGGATGCGGTCTTCAAATCCCAGTTCAAAAGGGATATGAAACCACTTCCAACGGTTCCTGCTGACTCATCTGATACCGAATCAAACTTCGATACAGACAGGAAGTTGAGTAGTAGTGAAAGTGATGACACAGCCCCAACTCTACCATCTAAAGATAACGTGTTGGTTACTAGTAATGGTCATGCTACAGTATCTCCTAAATTATTACCCCCTCCAAATATGAGAGACAAATTCATATCGACTGCTTCCACATCCGGAACTGGTACTACTACCAAGAGACCAAGTATCAGCAGTATCAATTCGTCTTTGAACTCCAATGAGTTGGTCAAAAATGATAAAGTATATCGTATCAAAAACTTCTACAAGCCTAAGACATGGGTTTTACAAATTGAAGTCACTGATACTGGTCCAGGTATCGAACCAGCGTTGCAAgaaaaggtgtttgagCCATTTATTCAAGGTGACCAAACCTTATCTAGAAGTTACGGTGGAACTGGTCTAGGTTTGTCTATTTGTAGGCAACTTGCCAAGATGATGAATGGTacaatgactttgaaatcGACCTTAGGGGTTGGATCTACCTTTATCTTCACGGTTCCTTTGCCTCAAGTAGGTGAAGTGTTGGttccagaagaagacatGGCTGAATTCTGTGAAGATGAATTCAATCCTAAATCTAAAATGAACAGAAAGGTTGCGTTTACCTTCAACCatgaagatatcatcaatgaagtCAGTGAGGCTGAAGATACCGGATATAGTAATGAAGCCAACGCTTCATCTAGGTCTGAATTACACAGCACTGGCACTCCATTGTCCACATCTTCGCCTAAGGATAGTGTGGGGCCTCTTGATCTTTCCAAGATTAACCCTCCAAATATCACTATTGAGCTTCCAAGTCCTGGTCGTAAGTCAAGCGAAGAAAGTGCTTCTAAGAAACACTATTTCGAAAAACCACATTTGATTGCCAGATCATCTACCGGTACTGCCAATTCATCCAACGGCTCGGACAAGATGGACCTCCACAATAACTACTTGCTTCATGACTTGTTgcacttgaagatcttggtggccGAAGACAATTTGGTTAACCAAGAAGTCATCAGGAGAATGTTATCGTTAGAAGGATtcaccaatatcaccatGGCTTCTAACGGGGCTGAGGCAGTTGATAACGTGAAGGAATCTATCGAAAAGAATGATGTCTATGACTTGATCTTCATGGACGTTCAAATGCCAAAGATCGATGGGTTATTGGCCACAAAGATGATCAGAAGCAATTTGCATTATGATAAGCCAATTATTGCTTTGACGGCATTTGCTGATGAAAGCAATGCCAAGGAGTGTCTTAACAGTGGTATGTCTGGTTTCTTGGCCAAGCCCATTAGAAGAACGAATTTGAGGAAGATCATCACCGAGTTCTCACCCATTTTGTTAAGTGAAACGGTTACcactccacaaacacaccAGAGTGACGAAAGAAGATTGGGCTACGATTCATAG
- a CDS encoding uncharacterized protein (MEROPS:MER0000405; COG:O; EggNog:ENOG503NUI5): MDKETQPSRRPHGLVFRHYMAGAILTAVLVWGSGFLLFGLSHFNLTYNIANKDLSILINSPPLLSHYAYPTNHSGLINGKIPLNFFIAGEGTFSPEYFEVQWIREPDSLKNDKGTYVVREHIPSGTDDEYDTQYVVKSIVDPDYEYVLFNGSAFKFAGLEYNIDKLLASPDLQLAVLRTNSTHNYRHSTFAIYWILDIHKNTIVPLFNPDDKISVTAWSPDSEKIAYVYDNNIYIKFITGSTEQITFDGTAEVFNGRPDWVYEEEVYASDITMWWSPNGDKLGYLRMDNSDTPTFPIPYYVQEGYEDYPKMVELKYPKPGYPNPKVDVGIYDLNTNDARLLKLDTPNIKDKLVTQVTWVSAQDVLVRISTRSSDLLEFYLINADTYKYDLVRTHSATHGWFEVTFDTFYVPKNEALELTEDGYIDTVVVDGYNHLAYFSPPSNSEGMLLTQGQWEIQDGSISFDYSDGNVYFISTMKSPVERHVHSVNLLEAIKSPDLPIIKNITDTSKEGFFSGSFSSGSRYLVLTYRGPSVPYQQLVDLKTNEVVRTLESNTKLAEALEKYAIPEVKHAVVSLGPDESGDEIFVDTLETFPLNFNPKMKYPVLFYVYGGPGSQTVTKAFSVGFSSIAAAELNAVVVTVDGRGTGFNTHNKNGADFKFIVRDLLGHYEPIDQIKAAKKWSEKPYVDSDRIAIWGWSYGGFMTLKTLETDTEHVFKYGCSVAPVTDWKLYDSVYTERYMRTPQENPEGYVVGSINNVTNFHNVTRFLMMHGSGDDNVHFQHSLKLLDKLNLESVENFDFMVFPDSDHSISYHNGNHVIYHRLLKWLKKAFNNQYVGAGH, encoded by the coding sequence ATGGACAAGGAAACTCAGCCAAGCAGACGGCCCCACGGGTTAGTATTCAGACACTATATGGCCGGGGCCATATTGACAGCGGTGTTAGTCTGGGGAAGTGGATTTCTTCTATTTGGGCTTTCCCACTTTAACCTCACCTACAATATTGCCAACAAGGACCTTTCAATTTTAATCAATTCGCCTCCGTTATTGAGCCACTACGCTTATCCTACTAATCACTCTGGTCTTATCAATGGGAAGATCCCCttaaacttcttcatcgcTGGAGAAGGCACTTTCTCTCCTGAATACTTCGAAGTACAGTGGATAAGAGAACCAGATTCACTCAAAAACGACAAAGGAACATATGTGGTAAGAGAGCACATTCCCTCTGGAACAGACGATGAGTATGATACTCAGTATGTGGTGAAGTCTATAGTGGACCCCGATTATGAGTATGTGCTTTTCAACGGGTCTGCGTTCAAGTTCGCTGGCCTCGAATATAACATAGACAAATTATTAGCTTCTCCGGATTTACAATTGGCAGTTTTGAGGACAAACTCCACCCACAACTATAGACATTCGACTTTTGCCATTTACTGGATTTTAGATATCCACAAGAACACCATCGTGCCGCTTTTCAATCCGGACGATAAGATTTCTGTCACCGCATGGTCTCCAGATTCAGAGAAAATCGCCTATGTGTACGATAACAACATCtacatcaagttcatcacAGGATCTACTGAACAGATTACTTTTGACGGAACAGCCGAGGTTTTCAACGGCAGACCAGACTGGGTatatgaagaagaagtgtaCGCTAGTGATATCACTATGTGGTGGTCACCCAACGGAGATAAGTTGGGCTACTTACGGATGGATAATAGCGATACGCCAACGTTTCCTATTCCTTACTACGTGCAAGAAGGGTATGAAGACTATCCGAAGAtggtggaattgaagtATCCTAAACCAGGATACCCTAATCCCAAAGTGGATGTGGGAATCTACGACTTGAACACCAATGATGCCAGGCTTTTGAAGCTTGACACCCCCAATATTAAAGACAAGCTTGTTACTCAGGTTACGTGGGTTTCGGCCCAAGACGTATTAGTGAGAATCAGCACCAGGTCAAGtgacttgttggagttTTACTTGATCAATGCAGATACCTACAAGTATGACCTTGTCAGAACACACAGTGCCACCCATGGATGGTTTGAGGTAACTTTCGACACCTTCTATGTTCCTAAGAACGAGGCCCTCGAGTTGACTGAAGATGGATATATCGAtacggtggtggttgatGGATACAACCATCTTGCGTATTTCTCCCCACCTTCCAATTCTGAAGGGATGCTTTTGACTCAAGGTCAATGGGAAATTCAGGATGGACTGATCTCGTTTGACTACAGTGACGGTAATGTGTATTTCATCTCCACCATGAAGTCTCCTGTAGAAAGACATGTCCATTCCGTCAACTTATTAGAGGCCATTAAGTCGCCCGATTTACCTATAATCAAAAACATCACCGACACTTCTAAAGAAGGGTTCTTTAGCGGTTCTTTCCTGTCAGGATCAAGGTACTTGGTGTTGACCTACAGAGGTCCCTCAGTCCCTTACCAGCAGttggtggacttgaagaCAAACGAGGTGGTGCGGACACTTGAGTCCAACACCAAACTTGCGGAGGCCTTGGAAAAATATGCTATCCCAGAAGTCAAACATGCGGTGGTGTCGCTTGGGCCGGATGAGAGTGGGGATGAGATCTTTGTGGATACACTCGAGACATTCccattgaacttcaatCCCAAGATGAAATACCCAGTGCTCTTTTATGTTTATGGAGGCCCAGGTTCACAGACCGTCACCAAGGCATTCAGCGTGGGGTTCAGCTCCATTGCGGCCGCCGAATTGAATGCGGTCGTAGTGACAGTAGACGGTAGAGGTACTGGTTTCAACACACACAATAAGAACGGTGCTGATTTTAAGTTCATTGTAAGAGACTTATTGGGCCATTATGAGCCTATTGACCAGATAAAGGCTGCGAAAAAATGGAGCGAAAAGCCATATGTGGATAGTGACCGAATTGCCATCTGGGGCTGGTCCTACGGTGGGTTCATGACGTTGAAGACGTTGGAAACTGATACGGAACATGTGTTTAAATATGGTTGCTCAGTTGCACCCGTCACTGACTGGAAGCTCTACGACTCGGTATACACCGAGCGATACATGAGAACACCCCAAGAAAACCCTGAGGGGTATGTGGTGGGGTCTATCAACAATGTGACAAACTTCCACAACGTGACTCGGTTTTTGATGATGCATGGATCTGGAGACGATAACGTTCACTTTCAGCACTCGTTGAAATTATTAGACAAGCTCAACTTGGAGTCTGTGGAGAACTTTGACTTCATGGTATTCCCAGACTCGGATCATAGTATCAGCTACCACAATGGCAACCATGTAATCTACCACCGGCTTTTGAAGTGGTTGAAAAAGGCTTTTAACAACCAGTATGTGGGGGCGGGCCATtaa